In Paraburkholderia terrae, a genomic segment contains:
- the fusA gene encoding elongation factor G: MDYPPEAIRTIALVGHAGCGKTSLIEALLKEGGAIHAAGSVDRGSTVCDFDPLERKYHHSLSSAIAHLHYQNTRIYLADTPGYPDFSGLSISALPAVETAAIVINARTGIEMTTRRMMAWAEARKLCRIIVVNGIDGDKVNLPGLLEEIQETFGKDCLPINLPAQGASAVVDCFFNPSGESDLLTVESAHNALVDQVIELDAKLMELYLEQGEAVQPEQLHEPFERALREGHLVPVCFTSSATGAGIRELLDVFVKLLPNPLEGNPPLFYRDVDGRRETVQAEPDPNKHVLAHVFKIVIDPYIGKMAVFRIHQGTVRRDSQLYIGDARQPFRVAHLMLLQGKDHEEVAQAGPGDICATAKIDEISFDAVLHDAPEDGNIHLAPLAFPTPIYGLAIEPERRGNEQRLWEILQKLAAEDPCLKIEHPVGTNETVVRGLGELHLRHMLERLADQYKLGVITRPPKIAYRETIGGKAEGHHRHKKQTGGAGQFGEVMLRVEPLPRGAGYEFVDAVKGGAIPGQFMPAVEKGILQVIENGPLAGFPMQDVRITVFDGKSHPVDSKEVAFVTAGRKAFIDAILKAQPILLEPIVNIEVMTPDTTMGDIIGDLSSRRAQVQGTRNLAGRAVVVAGKVPLSELADYQSRLNAIAGGHGNYSIELSHYDPVPPNQQDKLASQYKKQADTA, translated from the coding sequence ATGGATTACCCACCCGAAGCCATCCGTACCATCGCGCTGGTCGGCCACGCCGGTTGCGGCAAGACATCGTTGATCGAGGCGCTGCTGAAAGAAGGCGGCGCGATCCATGCGGCAGGCAGCGTCGACCGAGGCTCGACCGTCTGCGACTTCGATCCGCTGGAGCGCAAATACCACCACTCGCTCTCTTCCGCGATCGCCCACCTGCATTACCAGAACACCCGCATCTACCTCGCCGACACGCCCGGCTACCCCGACTTCTCCGGCCTTTCGATCAGCGCGCTGCCCGCCGTCGAAACCGCCGCGATCGTCATCAACGCGCGCACCGGCATCGAAATGACCACGCGCCGCATGATGGCGTGGGCCGAGGCGCGCAAGCTGTGCCGGATCATCGTCGTGAACGGCATCGATGGCGACAAGGTCAATCTGCCCGGTCTGCTCGAAGAGATTCAGGAGACTTTCGGCAAGGACTGTCTGCCCATCAACCTGCCCGCGCAAGGTGCAAGCGCCGTAGTCGACTGCTTCTTCAATCCGTCCGGCGAATCCGATCTGCTGACGGTCGAATCCGCGCACAACGCACTCGTCGACCAGGTGATCGAACTCGACGCGAAACTGATGGAGCTGTATCTCGAACAGGGCGAAGCAGTCCAGCCGGAACAGCTGCACGAACCGTTCGAGCGCGCGCTGCGCGAAGGACATCTGGTGCCCGTGTGCTTCACGTCGTCGGCGACGGGCGCGGGCATCCGCGAACTGCTCGACGTGTTCGTCAAGCTCTTGCCCAATCCGCTCGAAGGCAATCCGCCCCTCTTCTATCGCGATGTCGACGGGCGGCGCGAGACGGTGCAGGCCGAACCCGATCCGAACAAGCACGTGCTCGCGCATGTGTTCAAGATCGTGATCGACCCTTACATCGGCAAGATGGCCGTGTTCCGCATCCATCAGGGCACGGTGCGGCGCGACAGCCAGCTCTATATCGGTGACGCGCGCCAGCCGTTTCGCGTCGCGCATCTGATGCTGCTGCAGGGCAAGGACCACGAGGAAGTCGCGCAGGCGGGACCTGGCGATATCTGCGCGACGGCGAAGATCGACGAAATTTCGTTCGACGCCGTGCTGCACGACGCGCCCGAAGACGGCAACATCCATCTCGCGCCGCTAGCGTTCCCGACGCCGATCTACGGCCTCGCCATCGAGCCGGAGCGGCGCGGCAACGAGCAGCGTCTGTGGGAGATCCTGCAAAAGCTTGCGGCGGAAGACCCTTGCCTGAAAATCGAACATCCCGTCGGCACCAACGAGACCGTCGTGCGCGGACTGGGCGAACTGCATCTGCGGCACATGCTGGAGCGGCTCGCCGATCAATACAAACTCGGCGTCATCACGCGCCCGCCGAAGATCGCGTACCGCGAGACCATTGGCGGCAAGGCCGAAGGGCATCATCGCCACAAGAAGCAGACGGGCGGCGCAGGACAGTTCGGCGAAGTGATGCTGCGCGTCGAGCCGTTGCCGCGCGGCGCGGGCTACGAATTCGTCGATGCCGTCAAGGGCGGCGCGATTCCAGGCCAGTTCATGCCAGCCGTCGAAAAAGGCATCTTGCAGGTGATCGAGAACGGCCCGCTTGCGGGCTTTCCGATGCAGGACGTGCGCATCACCGTGTTCGACGGCAAGAGCCATCCTGTCGATTCAAAGGAAGTCGCGTTCGTCACGGCGGGCCGCAAGGCTTTCATCGACGCAATCCTCAAGGCGCAGCCGATCCTGCTCGAACCGATCGTGAACATCGAGGTGATGACGCCCGACACGACGATGGGCGACATCATCGGCGATCTGTCGTCGCGTCGCGCGCAGGTACAGGGCACGCGCAATCTGGCGGGCCGTGCTGTGGTCGTGGCGGGGAAAGTGCCGCTATCGGAACTGGCTGACTATCAGTCGCGCCTTAATGCGATTGCGGGCGGGCACGGCAATTACAGCATCGAACTGAGTCATTACGATCCAGTTCCGCCGAACCAGCAGGACAAGCTTGCGTCGCAGTACAAGAAGCAGGCCGATACAGCCTGA
- a CDS encoding DsbA family oxidoreductase, which produces MTQQLRIDFVSDIACPWCAIGLSSLQLALSRLGDTVNAEIVMHPFELNPQMGPEGEAIVDYLGKKYGRTPAQIEETQAMIRERGASVGFAFGPRNYVYNTFDAHRLLYWAGIEGKQLPLKLALLQAYHGDGKDPSNRDVLVEAAQSVGLDAAKARDVLNGNEYADEVRAEEQQFQAMGIQSVPSIVFNQKYLVTGGQPVEAFEQVIEQILAEENAGA; this is translated from the coding sequence ATGACGCAACAACTCAGAATCGATTTTGTTTCCGATATCGCCTGCCCGTGGTGCGCGATCGGGCTTTCGTCGCTACAACTTGCGCTGTCTCGTCTCGGCGATACGGTGAATGCCGAGATCGTCATGCATCCGTTCGAGCTGAATCCTCAGATGGGGCCGGAAGGCGAGGCGATCGTCGATTATCTCGGCAAGAAATATGGCCGCACGCCGGCGCAGATCGAGGAGACGCAAGCGATGATCCGCGAGCGCGGCGCGAGCGTCGGCTTTGCGTTCGGGCCGCGCAACTATGTGTACAACACGTTCGATGCGCATCGGCTGCTGTATTGGGCGGGTATCGAAGGCAAGCAGTTGCCTTTGAAGCTCGCGCTGCTGCAGGCTTATCACGGCGACGGCAAAGACCCAAGCAATCGCGACGTGCTGGTCGAAGCCGCGCAATCCGTCGGTCTCGATGCCGCGAAAGCACGCGACGTGCTTAACGGCAACGAGTATGCCGACGAAGTTCGCGCAGAAGAGCAGCAGTTCCAGGCTATGGGCATTCAGTCGGTGCCGTCGATCGTTTTCAACCAGAAGTATCTGGTGACGGGCGGGCAACCCGTCGAAGCGTTCGAGCAGGTGATTGAGCAGATTCTTGCTGAAGAGAACGCGGGCGCGTAA
- a CDS encoding TonB-dependent receptor, with amino-acid sequence MRKHTHVMYATLLLFSAASRASAATDASASTENIADPTEMTDVKVSAKRLDDVRNGLLPETGSSVYRFTQDDIDALPAGQNTPLNQVLLQAPGVAADSYGQLHVRGDHANLQYRINGIIIPEPISGFGQSLDTRIIDQVNLLTGALPAQYGYRTAGIIDIRTKSGDTGNGGSIDVFGGSHQTIKTSADVYGSKGPFSYYLSGSLGMNNLGIENPTASANAIHDHTRQGDAFGYLSYIINPLTRVSLLFGTTSNQFEIPNTPGLPTNFTLNGNNTFDSSQLNETQSELNNFAAIALQGTNGGAFDYQVAFFTRYTRTQFNPDPIGDLMFNGVAAQDFHSNSANGAQVDTTWRLNDKHTVRAGLFFQQEHAVFDNSVNVFAVDGNGNQLSDQPFNIPDNSSKTGYLYSLYAQDEWKLTDRLTLNYGLRYDRMDEYTSASQLSPRIGMVYTLTPTTTVHAGYARYFTPPAFELVSGSTISKFNGTTNQSPSSQNDPVQPERSHYFDIGVTQKVGSALTLGLDAYYKKSTNLLDEGQFGSALIFTPFNYQYGKTYGVEFTANFRHDNVSAYLNLAYSRAQGKQISSAQFNFDPDELAFINSHWVFLDHDQRVTASFGGTYDFGRTTFTFDGLVGSGLRSGFANTDRLPVYAQVNLGVIQHFNQPLIGKFDARLLVVNAFNRVYELRDGSGIGVGAPQYAPHFAVYAGATKYF; translated from the coding sequence ATGCGCAAACACACTCACGTGATGTACGCCACGCTACTTCTGTTTAGTGCCGCTTCACGGGCATCGGCGGCTACGGATGCTTCCGCGTCGACAGAGAACATCGCCGACCCAACCGAAATGACCGACGTGAAGGTGAGCGCCAAACGTCTCGACGACGTCCGCAACGGCTTGCTGCCCGAAACGGGCAGCAGCGTCTACCGTTTCACACAGGACGATATCGACGCCCTGCCCGCCGGACAGAACACGCCGCTTAATCAGGTGTTATTGCAAGCACCAGGCGTGGCCGCGGACTCATACGGTCAATTGCACGTGCGCGGCGATCACGCGAACCTGCAATACCGCATCAACGGCATCATCATTCCGGAGCCGATCAGCGGCTTTGGCCAGTCGCTCGACACGCGCATCATCGATCAGGTCAATCTGCTGACGGGCGCGTTGCCCGCGCAATACGGCTACCGGACAGCGGGCATCATCGATATCCGCACCAAATCGGGCGACACGGGCAACGGCGGTTCGATCGATGTTTTCGGCGGCAGCCATCAGACCATCAAGACCAGCGCCGACGTATATGGCAGCAAGGGGCCGTTCAGCTATTATCTGAGCGGCTCGCTGGGCATGAACAATCTGGGCATCGAAAACCCGACCGCGAGCGCCAACGCGATTCACGATCACACGCGACAAGGCGACGCGTTCGGCTATCTGTCGTACATCATCAATCCGCTGACACGCGTGAGCCTGCTATTCGGCACGACCAGCAACCAGTTCGAAATTCCGAATACGCCCGGCCTGCCGACCAACTTTACGCTCAACGGCAACAACACATTCGATTCATCTCAGCTCAACGAAACCCAATCCGAGTTGAACAACTTCGCGGCCATTGCGTTGCAAGGCACGAACGGCGGCGCATTCGACTATCAGGTCGCGTTTTTCACGCGCTACACGCGCACGCAGTTCAACCCGGACCCGATCGGCGATCTGATGTTCAACGGCGTCGCGGCGCAAGACTTTCACAGCAACTCGGCCAATGGCGCGCAAGTCGATACCACCTGGCGCCTGAACGACAAACACACGGTGCGCGCGGGCCTGTTCTTCCAGCAGGAGCACGCAGTCTTCGACAACAGCGTGAACGTCTTTGCCGTCGATGGAAACGGCAACCAGCTTTCCGATCAACCGTTCAACATTCCGGACAACAGCAGCAAAACGGGTTATCTGTACAGCCTGTACGCGCAGGACGAATGGAAGCTTACCGACCGCCTCACGCTGAACTACGGCCTGCGCTACGACCGGATGGACGAATACACGAGCGCGAGCCAGTTGAGCCCACGCATCGGCATGGTCTATACGCTCACACCGACGACCACCGTACATGCCGGCTACGCGCGCTATTTCACGCCGCCCGCATTCGAGCTGGTATCCGGATCGACGATCTCGAAGTTCAACGGCACGACGAACCAGAGTCCGTCCAGCCAGAACGATCCCGTGCAACCCGAACGCAGCCATTACTTCGATATCGGCGTGACGCAAAAAGTCGGCTCGGCGCTCACGCTCGGGCTCGATGCGTACTACAAGAAGTCGACCAATCTGCTCGACGAAGGGCAATTCGGCTCAGCCCTGATCTTCACGCCGTTCAACTATCAATACGGCAAAACGTACGGCGTCGAATTCACCGCGAACTTCAGGCATGACAATGTCTCCGCTTATCTGAACCTCGCGTATAGCCGGGCGCAGGGCAAGCAGATCAGTTCGGCGCAATTCAATTTCGATCCCGACGAGCTGGCCTTCATCAACAGTCATTGGGTGTTTCTCGATCACGACCAGCGCGTGACGGCTTCGTTCGGCGGCACGTATGATTTCGGCAGAACCACCTTCACGTTCGACGGATTAGTAGGCAGCGGACTGCGCAGCGGCTTTGCCAACACCGACCGTCTGCCCGTCTACGCACAGGTCAATCTCGGGGTGATCCAGCATTTCAACCAGCCGCTGATCGGCAAGTTCGACGCGCGTTTGCTCGTCGTCAACGCATTCAACCGCGTCTACGAACTACGCGACGGATCGGGTATCGGCGTCGGCGCACCGCAGTACGCGCCGCATTTCGCGGTGTATGCGGGCGCGACGAAGTACTTCTGA
- a CDS encoding cytochrome b/b6 domain-containing protein gives MSHNTVQPGWVRITHWINALAVVLMVMSGWQIYDASPIFPVIQFSRSITLGGWLGGALQWHFAVMWLLVANFIVYLAANLASGRFQRKLLPLKPTQLAADLVAALRGRLKHDDLAQYNAIQKLAYLVVIADIVLIVLSGLAVWKSVQFPLLRTLMGGYDNARIVHFVCMSVLVAFFVVHVVMVALVPRSLLLMIRGR, from the coding sequence TTGAGTCACAACACGGTTCAACCGGGGTGGGTGCGGATTACGCACTGGATCAATGCTTTGGCCGTCGTGCTGATGGTCATGAGCGGCTGGCAGATTTACGATGCGTCGCCGATCTTTCCCGTCATCCAGTTTTCTCGTTCGATTACGTTAGGCGGCTGGCTGGGCGGCGCGCTGCAATGGCACTTCGCGGTGATGTGGCTGCTGGTGGCGAACTTCATCGTGTATCTGGCGGCGAATCTTGCGTCGGGCCGCTTTCAGCGCAAGCTGTTGCCGCTCAAACCGACACAGCTTGCCGCCGATCTGGTCGCCGCCTTGCGCGGACGTCTGAAGCACGACGACCTCGCGCAGTACAACGCGATCCAGAAGCTCGCCTATCTCGTCGTGATCGCCGATATCGTGCTGATCGTGCTGTCGGGGCTCGCGGTGTGGAAATCCGTACAGTTTCCGCTGCTGCGCACGTTGATGGGCGGCTACGACAATGCGCGCATCGTTCACTTCGTCTGCATGAGCGTGCTGGTCGCGTTCTTCGTCGTGCATGTTGTGATGGTTGCGCTCGTGCCGCGCTCGCTGCTGCTGATGATCCGGGGGCGCTGA
- a CDS encoding molybdopterin-dependent oxidoreductase has protein sequence MTIRKRTPQPGSFLATHGESIIRDAQRELKSPARRLFGQRLLTLGGIALLSGCDLTNDKAVNTALRRISFFNDDVQALLFDPNKLAPTYPESMITRPFPFNAFYDIDDVPEVDAATYRLQISGLARGKRVWTLDELRALPQESQITRHICIEGWSAIGHWGGVRFSDFLRRAGADTSAKYVSLRCADNYWTSIDMPTALHAQTLLTLTYDNDVLPPKYGFPMKLRMPTKLGYKNPKHIVAIEITNQYPGGYWENQGYNWFGGS, from the coding sequence ATGACGATCCGCAAGCGCACCCCGCAGCCCGGCTCTTTTCTCGCGACACACGGCGAGTCGATCATCCGCGATGCACAGCGCGAACTGAAATCACCCGCGCGACGACTGTTCGGGCAGCGTCTGCTGACGCTCGGTGGCATCGCGCTGCTGTCTGGTTGCGATCTGACCAACGACAAGGCAGTGAACACGGCGCTGCGCCGCATTTCGTTTTTCAACGACGACGTGCAGGCCCTGCTGTTCGACCCGAACAAACTCGCGCCGACCTATCCCGAGTCGATGATCACGCGGCCGTTCCCGTTCAACGCGTTCTATGACATCGACGACGTGCCCGAAGTCGACGCCGCGACGTATCGCTTGCAGATAAGCGGACTCGCGCGCGGCAAGCGCGTTTGGACGCTCGACGAACTGCGCGCGCTGCCGCAGGAAAGCCAGATCACGCGGCATATCTGTATCGAAGGCTGGAGCGCGATCGGGCATTGGGGCGGCGTGCGCTTCTCCGATTTCCTCCGCCGCGCAGGCGCGGATACTAGCGCGAAGTATGTGTCGCTACGTTGCGCGGACAACTATTGGACCAGCATCGACATGCCGACTGCGCTGCACGCGCAGACGCTGCTCACGCTCACTTACGACAACGACGTGTTGCCGCCGAAGTACGGCTTTCCGATGAAACTGCGCATGCCGACCAAACTCGGCTACAAGAACCCGAAGCATATTGTCGCCATCGAAATCACGAACCAGTACCCGGGCGGCTACTGGGAGAACCAGGGCTACAACTGGTTCGGCGGTTCGTGA
- a CDS encoding acyltransferase family protein has translation MASTLKLPASANSGKSLKIDGIRFLAAFWVLMYHFKPPLFKELLPHRLSFLGGALWSGSTALFAGPAAVIVFFVISGYCIHAAYHKDVALKPVNYYASRFIRIGLPLVVLLCVVQPLPTGQNYLESVLWSLYCEMVYYAVYPLLRPRFHYIGEMIVGCALMAVAMVACVRLFGHPVCRGCVYETYRVPGTALLYAAGWISGCLIAETQRNAAQFQIRGAYSPLTRAMRHGLDACTRLLANHLVVLRTVVVAAGAAVMILLSESSLKPAMLPLITPDITLPVFQILAAIWIATETATPSQSRSWTVLAACGAWSYSLYLCHKTALALLEMTTFDETSRYAWFVEVALAFAISYAFYRIIEKPSHVISQRLRKYTPDVPGAPAA, from the coding sequence ATGGCGAGTACCTTGAAGCTGCCGGCGTCGGCCAATTCCGGAAAATCCTTAAAGATCGACGGCATTCGCTTTCTTGCGGCGTTCTGGGTACTGATGTACCACTTCAAGCCGCCCCTTTTCAAGGAACTCCTGCCGCATCGGCTCTCGTTTCTGGGCGGGGCGTTGTGGTCTGGATCGACCGCCTTGTTCGCCGGGCCCGCCGCTGTCATCGTGTTCTTTGTGATTTCCGGCTATTGCATTCACGCTGCATATCACAAGGACGTCGCGCTCAAACCAGTCAACTATTACGCGTCGAGATTCATCCGTATTGGGTTGCCACTGGTCGTTTTGCTATGCGTCGTTCAGCCATTGCCGACTGGGCAGAACTATCTGGAATCGGTGTTGTGGTCGCTTTACTGCGAGATGGTGTATTACGCCGTTTATCCGCTTTTGCGGCCGCGCTTTCACTATATTGGCGAAATGATCGTCGGCTGTGCGCTGATGGCGGTTGCGATGGTTGCATGCGTGCGGCTGTTCGGGCATCCCGTTTGTCGCGGTTGTGTCTATGAAACCTATCGCGTTCCGGGCACGGCGTTGCTGTACGCAGCCGGCTGGATTTCAGGCTGCCTGATCGCGGAGACACAGCGCAACGCAGCGCAGTTTCAGATTCGTGGCGCGTATTCGCCGCTAACGAGAGCAATGAGGCATGGTCTGGATGCGTGTACGCGTCTGCTTGCCAACCATCTCGTCGTGCTGAGGACGGTGGTCGTTGCCGCAGGCGCAGCCGTGATGATTCTGCTGTCGGAATCGAGTCTCAAGCCGGCCATGCTGCCGCTGATCACACCGGATATCACGCTGCCTGTATTTCAAATCCTCGCGGCGATCTGGATCGCGACGGAAACCGCGACGCCGTCACAATCCCGTTCGTGGACGGTGCTGGCTGCATGCGGCGCTTGGTCGTACAGCCTTTATCTTTGCCACAAGACGGCGCTCGCGCTACTCGAAATGACGACATTCGACGAAACCTCGCGCTACGCATGGTTCGTCGAAGTGGCGCTGGCCTTCGCGATCAGCTACGCGTTCTACCGGATCATCGAAAAGCCTTCGCACGTCATTTCGCAGCGGCTGCGCAAGTACACACCGGACGTGCCGGGCGCGCCCGCGGCCTGA
- a CDS encoding SMP-30/gluconolactonase/LRE family protein — translation MHNRRIRLPALLFGAFIAMVASVCHAQYTTDWLANTYGMLASHVGNAARSMWVAPEGVVYTASMWDENEGGVAIYQNGRSVGSIGIHSEFQGGAITGNATSIFAAMQAGTQYGSGGVGRYNRATCTRDLVINVSTWNAVTRADAITGLATAGSLLYASDFFGNRVRVFTTDGAWQQDFSVAGPGALALDSAGNLWVARKSAGAIVEYGPTGALLNTIQMPATSRPSALYFDASTGLLMVGDEGPDMNIKLYSTTGASQLAGTFGVQGGYLDTTTGIKGQVGDKRFTRIEGIGKDSAGNLYVLNNPWGGGWDLGRNGGTDIHAYNSAGTLLWKLQSLNFEAVAAPDPVTDGALFYSGTNIYSGTAGGTFIANTVDPFSYPNDPRLNVNDTQRDEHFGQLVSVGGNRILVASGQNPAIFYFFHFEASKGYIAVPDASLPGAAFNTTRPVTGGFSIDSKGDVWAGLDRTNHIYHYPLTGFDGYGKPAWGPGIALPIPMSIRPLTRLIYLAESDTMILAQGIAGSWDWTAMNTRIEVYHGWSAGNMTRPDPVINLTSANAKSITAAGNYLFIGYVHTVPNIDAFNLTTGRLDATLTNSNPGNVDVGNDVDSMYGLRAYLRSTGEYVVTKDNYNGSSIIVYRWTP, via the coding sequence ATGCACAACAGACGAATACGACTACCCGCCCTGCTCTTCGGCGCATTCATTGCGATGGTCGCATCGGTCTGTCATGCGCAATACACGACCGACTGGCTCGCGAATACTTATGGCATGCTCGCCTCGCACGTCGGCAATGCCGCGCGTTCGATGTGGGTCGCGCCAGAAGGCGTCGTCTATACAGCTTCGATGTGGGACGAGAATGAAGGCGGCGTCGCGATTTACCAGAACGGACGAAGCGTTGGATCGATTGGTATCCATAGCGAGTTTCAAGGCGGCGCCATTACGGGCAATGCGACGTCGATTTTCGCGGCGATGCAGGCGGGCACGCAATACGGCAGCGGCGGCGTCGGGCGCTACAACCGCGCGACGTGTACACGCGATCTCGTCATCAACGTCAGCACATGGAACGCGGTGACCCGCGCCGATGCGATCACGGGACTCGCGACGGCCGGCTCGCTCCTCTATGCGAGCGATTTCTTCGGCAATCGCGTGCGCGTCTTCACGACAGATGGCGCTTGGCAGCAGGACTTCAGCGTCGCTGGACCTGGGGCGCTCGCGCTGGATAGCGCGGGCAATCTCTGGGTGGCGCGCAAGAGCGCGGGCGCCATCGTCGAATACGGTCCCACGGGCGCCTTGCTGAACACAATCCAGATGCCCGCGACCTCGCGACCTTCCGCGTTGTACTTCGATGCATCAACGGGCCTGCTGATGGTCGGCGACGAAGGCCCCGACATGAACATCAAGCTCTACAGCACGACAGGCGCGTCGCAACTGGCCGGCACCTTCGGTGTTCAGGGCGGCTATCTCGACACGACGACGGGCATCAAAGGTCAGGTCGGCGACAAGCGCTTCACGCGTATCGAAGGCATCGGCAAGGACTCAGCCGGCAATCTGTATGTGCTCAACAATCCGTGGGGCGGGGGCTGGGATCTCGGCCGCAACGGCGGCACGGACATTCACGCATATAACAGCGCGGGCACCCTGCTGTGGAAGCTGCAGTCGCTCAACTTCGAAGCTGTCGCCGCTCCCGATCCCGTGACGGATGGCGCGTTGTTCTATAGCGGCACGAACATCTATTCGGGCACGGCGGGCGGCACCTTCATCGCGAATACCGTCGATCCTTTCTCGTATCCCAACGACCCGCGCCTCAACGTCAACGACACGCAACGCGACGAGCACTTCGGCCAGCTCGTCAGCGTCGGAGGCAACCGGATTCTCGTTGCGTCAGGACAGAACCCGGCCATCTTCTACTTCTTCCATTTCGAAGCGTCGAAGGGTTATATCGCGGTGCCGGATGCGTCGCTGCCCGGTGCCGCGTTCAATACGACGCGCCCGGTGACAGGCGGCTTTAGCATCGACAGCAAAGGCGACGTGTGGGCCGGGCTCGATCGCACGAATCACATCTATCACTATCCGCTGACGGGCTTCGATGGATACGGCAAGCCGGCATGGGGACCCGGGATCGCTTTGCCGATTCCGATGAGCATCCGTCCGTTGACGCGCCTCATCTATCTCGCCGAAAGCGACACGATGATTCTTGCGCAAGGCATCGCAGGCAGTTGGGACTGGACCGCGATGAACACGCGGATCGAGGTGTATCACGGCTGGAGCGCGGGCAACATGACGCGGCCCGACCCGGTGATCAATCTCACCAGCGCAAATGCGAAGTCGATAACGGCGGCGGGCAACTATCTGTTCATCGGATACGTACACACGGTGCCGAACATCGACGCATTCAATCTCACCACGGGCCGCCTCGACGCAACGCTGACCAATTCGAACCCGGGCAACGTGGACGTCGGCAACGATGTCGACTCGATGTATGGCCTGCGAGCCTACCTCAGATCGACGGGCGAGTATGTGGTCACGAAAGACAACTACAACGGATCGAGCATCATCGTTTATCGCTGGACGCCGTGA
- a CDS encoding FmdB family zinc ribbon protein has translation MPTYQYRCESCGEKFEHAEHVAEHATAQLKCPKCGSDKVQHAPTPFVAKTSRKS, from the coding sequence ATGCCGACCTATCAGTATCGTTGCGAGAGTTGTGGGGAAAAGTTCGAGCACGCGGAGCACGTTGCAGAACATGCGACGGCGCAGCTGAAATGTCCCAAATGCGGCAGCGACAAGGTGCAGCACGCACCGACGCCTTTCGTCGCGAAGACGTCGCGCAAGAGTTGA